The Chrysiogenia bacterium genome segment AACGCACGCGTGAGGACTCGCTCACGTAGACGATGTCGGCATGCAGCAGCGAGGTGGCACCGATGCCCACGGCGGGGCCGTTGACCGCGATGATGAGCGGCTTGTCGAAGTCGAGCAGCGCGTTCTGGTAGCCGGGAAAGCCCATCGGCGCCTCGGAGGTCTTGGGGCGCTCGCTCTTGCCGCCGCCGCCGGAGAAGACGGCCAGGTCCTGCCCGGCCGAGAAGGTCGTGCCCGCGTTGGTGAGCACCATGCAGACGACCTCGTCGTTCTCGCGCGCGTTATTGAGCTCGTCGCGCAGGTCGTCGTAGAGATCGTTGTTGAAGGCGTTCTTCTTCTCGGGACGATTGATCGTAACGGTGAGCACGCCGTCCTTGAGGTCGGTCAAAATGGTGGGCTGGTAAGTCATGAATGCATCCTTTCGGTCGGGCGCCTGTGTGTCTTCTCGGGTCTGACCCCGGCTACCCGCGCGCGGGAGTTTTCTAGCAGCTTTTTTCGAAAATGACGAGAGAGTCAGTGGGGAGCCCCGTTCAGGCACGACGCGCCCATTTCGGGGGTTTCGCATGGGCGTGGCGGGCTTTCACAGCCCCCGGCTTGCCCCGCCTCAGGCGCCGCAGCAATGTGCGTGTCTGTGACGAAGCTCACCCGAAAGCCGCCCGGCCGGGGCTAGGCTCGGCTCATCAAGCACTGGGGAACCACCAATGAGACCACGGATTGTGATTGCTGCGCTGCTCGCGCTTTTCATCACCGCCTGCAACGGCGGCACCGACTGGGAGCTGCTCTTTGCGCAGAACAGCGTCGTTTCCGCCGGCGTCGTTGCCGCGGCCGACGCGCAGGAAGTCGACCGCCTCGGATCGAGCACCGCCATCGACGGCGACCTCGCCGCCTTCGGCGCGCCCAATGAGGACGGCGGTCCCGGCGACCCGCTCCCGGAGACCGGCGCGGTCTATGTCTTCGCGCGCGGCGAGACAACCTGGGAGGCGCAGGCCAAGCTGCTGGCCAGCGATGCCGGGGCGAACTACCTCTTCGGCAGCGCTGTTGAGATCTCGGGCAACTACCTCATTGCCGGCGCGCCCGGGCGCGCGTCCTCGCTGGGCGGCGTCTACGTCTTCGCGCGCGACACCGAAACCGGCGACTGGGACCTGGGCTTCAGCCCGCTCATCACCGATCTCACAGGCACCGACATGCTCGGCGGCGCGGTTGCCATCTCGGGCGACTGGCTCGCCGTCGGCGGCCCCGGTCACGACACCGGCGGCATCAATGCCGGCGCGGTCTGGATCTCCGAGCGCACGGGACCGGGCAACAGTTGGAGCAACGGTGTGCGCCTGCAAGCATCCGACGCCCAGATGGGCGATCAATTCGGCTGGTCGGTCGCGCTCTCGGGCGACTGGCTGGCAGTCGGCGCGCCCGGCGAGGATGGCCCAAGCGAACAGCGTCCCGACGCCGGCGCGGTCTATGTCTTTCACCGCACAGGGCCGGGAAATGTCTGGGACGCGGGCACCAAACTCATTCCCGAGAGCCCGGGCCTTGCCGACCAGTTCGGATTCGATGTGGACCTCTCGGGCGAGCGCATGATCGTGGGTGCGCCCGGCGACGACGGCACGGTTGGCGACTCGGTTCCAAGTGCGGGCACCGCCTACATCTTCGAATACTCGGACATGAGTTGGCAGCAGACCGAGCAGCTTCGCGCGGTGGCGCTGCGCTCCGAGGATTTCTTTGGCTTCTCCGTCGGCATCGACGGCAACCTGGCGGTGGTCGGCGTGCCCGGCTGGGATTGCTTCAATCCCTACATCTGTCCATTGGATGCAATCGGCGATGACGTCGGCGTGGCCTATGTCTGGGGGCGCTACGAAGACGGCACCTGGGGGGTGCGCGGCATTCTACCCAACCTTGTCTCGACCCAGAACGACCGCATGGGCTGGTCGGTGGGCGTGAGCGGCGCCTACCTGAGTACCGGCGCATCCGAGGGTGGCGGCGCCGTCGGCAATGACGTCCCCGACGCCGGCACGGGTTTCTTCTACAAATCCCCCACGAGCCCGCCGATCATCTGCTCTCCAATTTCCTGGAGCTGCATCTAAAACAAAACGGCCGCCCATCGGGCGGCCGTTTTCGCTTGAATCAGCGTTGGAAACAAATCAGGTGGCAAACAGCATGCCGGCCTGCATGGCGAGCGACATGTCGCCCTCCAGGCGGATCTTGCCGGCCATGAAGGCCTGCTGCGGCGGCATCTGCTGCTCGCGCATTTCGTTCATTTCACCCTCGGTGGTCTTGATGGTGCACGTCGGGGTGTCGATGTCGATGCCGTTGAAGCCAATGGCGATCGATTCTTCCTTGCCGTCGTTGGTGGTGATCGTGAACTTCATGGTGCCCTGGAGCTGGCTGCGAACCTGCTCGGCCTTGTCCGGGCTCAGCATGCCGGCGGCCATCTTGGCGGGGCCGGAGATGTCGGCGTCGAGCTGATCGCCCGCGCGCGCCAAGCCCATCTTCAGGGCGGCTTCGGTGAAGGCCACGGTGATCAGGGGATCGCTGGCCTTGCCCGCGGTGATCGTGGGCTTGCCACCCTCGATCTTGCCGGTCCACTCGCCCGCACCGATCACTTCGATCTGGATCGTGTCCTTGACGTCGGGGAAGTCGACGCCGCTCAGGCTCGCCAGCTTCTCGGGAATGAATTTATCGAAGAATTCCTTTGCGCTCATGTCGGCCATTGGTATCAGGCCCTCCTCAGTATTCGTTGGTGCCTCCCCGGGGGAACCCGGGTGCGGCCCGCGGCGGATCAGTTCGATTGACTAGTTGACCCGCCAGTCAATGCCTTATAGCAAAGCCGCCCACCCTTGCAAAGCCTTTATTCCCCCTTGCAGGGCCAGTGAAATGGGAGATCGGAGTTGCCCCTGCGCTGGCTTCGCCCGGCCCAAGCGAATACCCTAGCGATATTGGGACCATGCGAATACTGCACCTCATCCAGCGCTACCCGCCGGCCATCGGCGGGTCGGAGAATTGGGCCGCTGCGCTCGCCGCGCGGCAGGCGCATGCAGGCCACTCAGTCGAAGTGATGACCTTCGATCTGCTCGGCGAAGATGAGTTCTGGCACCCGCGCCTGCGAAACGATCGCATTCCGCTGCCGCCTGACGAAGTGGTCGAGGGCGTCCACGTGCGGCGCTATGCCCCGGTGGATCTCAATCCCCTGCAACTCAGCCG includes the following:
- a CDS encoding enoyl-CoA hydratase/isomerase family protein, with the translated sequence MTYQPTILTDLKDGVLTVTINRPEKKNAFNNDLYDDLRDELNNARENDEVVCMVLTNAGTTFSAGQDLAVFSGGGGKSERPKTSEAPMGFPGYQNALLDFDKPLIIAVNGPAVGIGATSLLHADIVYVSESSRVRFPFVSLGIVPEAGSTVLLPMIVGLQKASELLLSADWISADECVELGLAAAKYADDEILTKAQERAAQIAGHAPSSLVETKRMLLDWRRDILREACNREGGALGRTVGQPENMEAIMAFMQKRKPDFTNKRNKKK
- a CDS encoding SCP2 sterol-binding domain-containing protein codes for the protein MADMSAKEFFDKFIPEKLASLSGVDFPDVKDTIQIEVIGAGEWTGKIEGGKPTITAGKASDPLITVAFTEAALKMGLARAGDQLDADISGPAKMAAGMLSPDKAEQVRSQLQGTMKFTITTNDGKEESIAIGFNGIDIDTPTCTIKTTEGEMNEMREQQMPPQQAFMAGKIRLEGDMSLAMQAGMLFAT